A section of the Spirosoma pollinicola genome encodes:
- the thiE gene encoding thiamine phosphate synthase codes for MNGLYLVTDSGIAHQAGHTLPFVVEEACRAGVRWVQLREKDLTTRAFLELGVALKHITQHYGAKLIINDRVDIALAVDADGVHVGQDDMPHQLVRSLIGPGKIIGLSINNMDELKAAQGADLDYLGIATIFQTGTKQDTSSLLGLDGLTAICQQTSLPTFAIGGINATNSQSVVKAGASGVAVVSAICGQTSPYAASRELIKLFNGV; via the coding sequence GTGAACGGACTGTATTTAGTAACCGATAGCGGCATTGCCCATCAGGCGGGCCATACGTTGCCTTTCGTAGTCGAAGAAGCCTGTCGGGCAGGTGTTCGATGGGTGCAACTGCGCGAAAAAGACCTGACTACGCGTGCCTTTCTGGAACTGGGCGTTGCGCTGAAACACATTACCCAACACTACGGGGCGAAGCTCATTATCAATGACCGTGTCGACATTGCCCTTGCCGTTGATGCCGATGGCGTTCACGTCGGTCAGGACGATATGCCGCACCAACTCGTTCGGTCGCTCATCGGGCCAGGCAAGATCATTGGCCTGTCTATCAACAATATGGACGAATTGAAAGCCGCTCAGGGTGCCGATCTGGATTACCTTGGGATCGCCACCATTTTCCAGACCGGCACCAAGCAGGACACTTCGAGCCTGCTTGGATTAGACGGTTTGACTGCCATTTGCCAGCAAACCAGCTTACCCACCTTTGCCATTGGCGGGATAAATGCGACCAATAGTCAATCTGTAGTAAAGGCTGGAGCCTCAGGAGTGGCTGTTGTATCAGCCATTTGTGGGCAAACGTCGCCATATGCGGCTAGCCGGGAGTTAATTAAGCTATTCAACGGCGTGTAA